From the genome of Thermosynechococcus sp. NK55a:
CAATCCGCCTGCTCAAGGGTGGCCCAGGAGAAATCGGCATAGCTAAAACGGGCGTACTGCAAGTTAGCCAGTTGAAAATTTGCCCGCTGGGCAGTGGCGCGATCGCCCACAGTTTTTAAGAACAACGCCCCTCGGCAATCCGCATCATTGAAGTTAGCCGCCGTCAGATCCGCTCCATGCAAATTGGCAAAGCGCAAATCTCCCTGGGCAAGGTTCACCTCCCGCAGACAGGCACCGCTGAGATTACAGCCCCGCAGGTCATAGCCCCGCAAATCCATACCCGTAAGATTCATTTCGCTGAAATCTACAGTAAGCTGAGGATAAATTCGCCGCCATTCGTTCCACAGGTGTTTTCCCCCCCGCAGGCGATCGCTCACTACCGGATTTAAGTGCCCTTTGATCATCATTCTTGCCTTGAGATTCCTCACATTTCGTTATCGTGGCACGAAATTTGATAGAATTTCGTCTATGTAGCCCTATCGCTGACGAAAGGAGAATGGGTTTGAAACAAGCAACCCTACATCAGCTTAAGGTTTTTGAGGTCACTGCTCGCCACGGCAGTTTTACCCGAGCTGCCGAGGAACTCTTTCTGACGCAGCCCACCGTCTCGATTCAAATGAAGCAGTTGACCCGTGCCGTTGGTATGCCCCTCTTTGAGCAAGTGGGCAAACGGCTCTATCTCACGGAAGCTGGCAAGGAACTGCTGGCCACCTGCCAAGACATCTTTGAACGCCTTGAGCGCTTTGAAATGGCCGTTGCCAATCTCAAGGGTCTCAAGCAGGGACACCTGCGGCTGTGTGTGATTACCACGGCCAAATATGTGATTCCTCGGCTGCTGGGGCCCTTTTGCCAGCGCTATCCAGGGATTGATGTGGCGTTGACCGTCACCAACCACGAGCAGGTGGTGGAGCGTATCCGAGGTAATATGGACGATCTCTATATCCCCAGTTGCCCGCCAGACAATGTGGATGTGGAGTGCCACCGCTTTTTGGATAATCCCTTAGTGGTGGTTGCCCCCAGTCACCATCGCCTCAGTGGCCGCAGTAAAATCCCGATCCAAGAGCTGGCGGGAGAACCCTTTATTATGCGGGAGCAGGGATCGGGCACCCGCCAAGCTGTGGAGAAGCTCTTTGCGGAGCACGGTGTGCCAATTAATATCCGCCTTGAACTGGGGAGTAACGAGTCCATTAAGCAGGCGATCGCCGGTGGCTTGGGAATTTCTGTCCTGTCTCACCACTGCTTGGCCCTGGATCGCGAGTCCAGCCAGTTGACGATTCTCGATGTCGAACATTTCCCGATTCAGCGGCACTGGCATCTGGTCTATCCCGCTGGCAAACAACTGTCGGTGGTGGCCCAGGCCTTCTTTGACTATGTGTGTACCGAGGGACGGGAGATGATTGAATCGAGTCTCACCTATCCCGGTGGGGCGGCGCCGGCCAGGGAACTCAACCCCGTCTAGTATGGCAACCCTCGAATTTCTTGCCTTTCCCGATCCACCGATCGCGGCAGATCACACCCTCCTGTTGCTCCACGGTTGGGGGGCCAATGCCGCAGACTTGATTTCCCTTGGTCCGTTGCTGGCTCCCCGCGCTCAAATCTACGCAGCGGCAGCCCCCTTTCCCCATCCCTATGTGACTCAAGGGCGGATGTGGTATGACCTGAGTCAGCACAATGCCCTCAGTGGCTCATTACTGCTCGATGAGCGAGCCACGGATCTAGCCACCAGCGAAGCGGCACTGCGGGAGTGGATTGCCAGCTTGCCCATTGACCTCAATTGCACAATTTTAGGGGGATTCTCCCAAGGGGGAGCCCTGACATTGGCGGTGGGCTTAACCTTGCCCTTGGCGGGGTTATTAGTCTTTAGCGGCTATTTAGTCCGGCCCCCAGGGGTGACAGCCACCTCGCCGCCGGTGCTGATGATCCATGGCACAGCGGATCCTGTGGTGCCCTTTGCCAGTGCCCAAGCCAGTTGGCAGGCCCTGCAAACTGCGGGAGTGAAGGGAGCATTTCATGCCCTACCGATGGCCCATGAAATTAACGGGGAGGCGATCGCGATCGCTCGCCAGTTTATCGAGAAGACCCTGCCTAAAATGAACTCAGACTGAGTAACCCATAGGCAAGCAAAGCGCTACCGATCGGAACGGTCAGATTATCAATCCCTCGCCAAGCAATCAGTTCCAAGAGGGTTGCACCCACACCCACTAAAGGGGCAATCCAGAGGGACGCCAAAGCGGCAATGGGGATGAGGGAGAGGGCCGCGACCAAAGTACTCACCCAAAACATTGTCAGAGTTCCTTCCCAGCTTTTACTGGTTACCGGCAAGGGATGGCGTCCCCAGTTCATTCCCACAAGGGCAGCCAAGCCATCGCCCCAAGCCATCACTAAAATTCCCAGAACCGCCAGTTCCGGCAGCGTCTTCCAAAAGAGCGCCATTAATGTGCCAATACTCACCGCATAAAAAAAGGTGCCCCAGCTTTGTCGCCCCACGCCACTAATACTGGGAAAGATCGGCACGCGATACGACAGCAGTGTCACTATACCAGCGATTGCTGCGGCTACAATTCCCCAACTCGTGGGTACCCCGAGGGCGTAGGCAATCAGG
Proteins encoded in this window:
- a CDS encoding pentapeptide repeat-containing protein; the encoded protein is MMIKGHLNPVVSDRLRGGKHLWNEWRRIYPQLTVDFSEMNLTGMDLRGYDLRGCNLSGACLREVNLAQGDLRFANLHGADLTAANFNDADCRGALFLKTVGDRATAQRANFQLANLQYARFSYADFSWATLEQADCRHSHWCEADLSHVRAAASDFSFALLMGASLNEATLRFAQLVRASLEGVQAYRCNFYGANLAYAGLTRGYFSHALFVRANLSHAICRWANFRHANLQQSQCEQTDFHYSLYVT
- a CDS encoding LysR family transcriptional regulator; translated protein: MKQATLHQLKVFEVTARHGSFTRAAEELFLTQPTVSIQMKQLTRAVGMPLFEQVGKRLYLTEAGKELLATCQDIFERLERFEMAVANLKGLKQGHLRLCVITTAKYVIPRLLGPFCQRYPGIDVALTVTNHEQVVERIRGNMDDLYIPSCPPDNVDVECHRFLDNPLVVVAPSHHRLSGRSKIPIQELAGEPFIMREQGSGTRQAVEKLFAEHGVPINIRLELGSNESIKQAIAGGLGISVLSHHCLALDRESSQLTILDVEHFPIQRHWHLVYPAGKQLSVVAQAFFDYVCTEGREMIESSLTYPGGAAPARELNPV
- a CDS encoding alpha/beta hydrolase, translated to MATLEFLAFPDPPIAADHTLLLLHGWGANAADLISLGPLLAPRAQIYAAAAPFPHPYVTQGRMWYDLSQHNALSGSLLLDERATDLATSEAALREWIASLPIDLNCTILGGFSQGGALTLAVGLTLPLAGLLVFSGYLVRPPGVTATSPPVLMIHGTADPVVPFASAQASWQALQTAGVKGAFHALPMAHEINGEAIAIARQFIEKTLPKMNSD
- a CDS encoding diacylglycerol/polyprenol kinase family protein yields the protein MTMFWAGIWVTGWLGLVLLIAELIHAWFPNAKEWSRKVVHIGAGQVILIAYALGVPTSWGIVAAAIAGIVTLLSYRVPIFPSISGVGRQSWGTFFYAVSIGTLMALFWKTLPELAVLGILVMAWGDGLAALVGMNWGRHPLPVTSKSWEGTLTMFWVSTLVAALSLIPIAALASLWIAPLVGVGATLLELIAWRGIDNLTVPIGSALLAYGLLSLSSF